Part of the Fundulus heteroclitus isolate FHET01 chromosome 20, MU-UCD_Fhet_4.1, whole genome shotgun sequence genome, AAGTTTTTGCATACAAAAAtgtgtgctcctttttttttttttttttttttttttttttttcatgctttctCAACAACTTCCATGCAGAAACAAGAGACACAAGCTGCCGCGGGAACATCTGCCGCTGACATGCTCTCGGCTCAGCTGAGCTCGGATGTCGTGGCCACATCTACGACAAAGGGAAGCAAGAGCTAGTTCACTTGCTAAGGTGTGTTTCCGTCGTCGTGGTGCcgttatttccccccccccggTGATCGATGTGCACTGACGGACTGTTCCACCCATCACAGGTGGCGAATGTAATTCCTTCTCCAGGCCACGGGGATGCATCGTGAGGGGAGCTGCTTTTGGATACTGATTCTATTTTTCTAACCCATCAAGAATGTATAGTAGTTTGACCGACAGACTTAGCACACAACCTTGAAACACTTACtcataaaacacacacatacaaacgtGTCTGCGAGCACCCAACTTCTTTCTAAATTTTCCATCCAAAGATGGCAAACCCTTGGTTTCTgtctttgaaaaacaaaaaaaaaatgaactgaaaagacttttcacataaaaaaaatggggtCTAACGAGATaagagacaaagaaagaaaggatgAAGAAAgactgtgtggaaaaaaaaacaacctttaaccTTAAAGTCCTGCATCTCAGCTGGTGTGACACCTGAGCACCACGGTGCAACGGTTGCGCAAGCTTAGACCGTGTGGGAGCACTACGGAGTGAGTGTTTTGTGTTGGGATGTATGTGCAATCTTGAtgtacacaggaaaaaaaaaaaaaagccaagttTTCTATCAAGTTGTGGTTATATGCCATGGAGACACTAGTGTACAGCTTTGTGTGCGTATGTTTTAAACAGTGCATCGTTTACGTGATCATGTGGAGGATTTCCAGGAGGTGTTGAGCTTATTTCTGTATCTCTTTTTTGCAAATGcttcatttgttttctgcagAGACATAGCTGTATAGAGAAGGGTCTTTTGGTATGTTtccttattttgaaaaaaaaaagaagaaaagaaatcaaCCCTTCTTGGCATTCACAAGTGTACTTAGCGAACTGATACGTTTACGAGATCTGTGAAGTGCTATCGTTtctatgctgtaaaaaaaaaaaaaaaaagtttttcttctcttttaagatgaacactGTATAATATACAGAGGgttgctttctttttctaaccaaaaaaaatcatattaaagaaaatgtaaacctaGAACCATTACGTTTGCCATCCTTTGTgccaaataaattaatttaagcCAAAGTAAAATGCCTTACCGTTTGAGAATCGCTGTAGACGGAAGAAATGGGAAGTGTGTATAAAAGCAATATGGAAGACAATCTATAAATATTGCTCTCTTTTCCTAATTTTCGGGTTTTTCTGCATGCTGTTGAAGCATCCGGCTTCTTTTTGACTTCAGGGGGTCTTGAAGTGAATGTCTTTTGGATCTAATATTGTAATTTCGCCCAAGGTTCTCTGAATGAGTGACACAGATCCTAAGGAGTTGGTTTTTATCTGTGGAAAATTTAGTGTGGGAGAATAAACAAAAGGAGACAAATACACCACCACAAGCAGGACTTTTGAGTGGAattatttttcatatatatatatatatatatatatatatatatatatatatatatatatatatatatatatatatatatatatatatatatatatatatatattagtattGTTTCATTCTGACAGATATAAAAAGTGCAAACATTCATAAACACAAAATGGTAATTTTATGtgattgattttaatttttgtacCTTAATAGTAAAACATTTACATCTCagaaaaaagtgttatttaagctGGAAAATTGGACTGCGGTTATATAAAAGCTTGAAGCACAAACAGGAAGCTTAAGTGTGACAGTAAAGTTTGATTTCACTAGAAGAGGAAATTCACCCCGAAGTACAGTAGAAACGTGGGCCACACAAAGGAGAAAACAAATGTGTAGAAAATTAAACATAGGttagtttgattaaaaaaaaacaacaacacgatACTaacataaaaattatatattctCAGTTACATCAGCAATACATTTGGATTGGGCAAGTTTTTCATCACTTGTCAGATTATTTCAGAAAATGCAAGCATGGCGGTAAATACTTTTTACATTAATCTCCATCACAGTGAAAACTGCAcgaccacaaaaaaaaaggattcgAAAAAAGCTTCGATCACATTTTCTGGCATGCattgaacatgttttttttttttcccaagctggcaaagtcttttttaaaaaaaaaaaaaagaaaaatttttcTGAGAAAAAGGGAACTATAACTGCACTTTGTAGAAGTGCAAATTAAATTACTGCATCAAGTTCAGATGTGCCTGTTGGtcatcatttgtttttcaagagCCGTCGTCCTCGGCCTAAAGAGAAATgcaaatgaagagaaaaaaactttttcaaaggAGGAATTTATTGCATATGTACTCCTGTTTGTGATCAAACCTAAAATATCCTAAAAATTGTCATTGATatatattctattctatttattAGAAACATTTCTTGAATTTTTCTAATACAAAAGATTATACCTGAAGAAGACTAACATAAATATACAATTAGTATATTATTTGAGAAGGTCTTAATAGATCTTAGATAAAGCTTTGAGTAAAAATTGTGATCGCTAAAATGTAAAGCGCCCCTCACAAGaacaagaacttttaaaatcatttttacaGCTGACTGAAGATACAAAACTAAAAGCATATAACATTTCCCCAGTATTGTTACAGCCCCAGTATtgtaagaaaatacaaaaattaaagaaaatatgagcaACTTACTTTCTTTTGTAATGGTGAGGGCATCGTCGAGTTCTTATATCTAgaagacatttaaaattaaagtaattaattatttttatagaaaaaaaattaaattttattttactgactCTCAAGATCAAATAAATGTACATTACAGCTGTCTCTATGGGTGCAAAACACCAGATGGACTTACTGTTACAGTATAAAACCGTGATGAtgaggagcagaagaagaaggccGCAGCCTCCAGCCAGTGAGCCCAGCACGATTGGAGAACAAAACATGAAAggaactgctaaaaaaaaaaaaaagctacttttACCACCTGTTTCTTCTTACAGTCTTATTTCTTTGCAGACGATATTGTGTTTATAATTGTGTTTATACTTGTATGAAGCTTTGACTGTTTACCTGTTGACTTATCATTGCAAAGACAGTTTTTCGGGGTTGTCGACATCTGCCTGGTGGTGACATCtcttggtggtggtggtggtggtgttgttGGTTTAGGTTTTCCTTATGGAGAAAGAGGAACAGAATTTGAGAATTGCTTCGCTGCAAAAAATTCAACTGTCTGTGAAGATCTGATggcaacaaaaatcaaaaaactTACCTCTAAGTTGAGTTACTGGTCCAAATGTTAGTTTATTTCCGCCTGTTAGAGCAGCACAGCTGTAGAGCCCGCTGTCGGTCCTTTTCTTGAAGGACTTCACcgttaaaacaaaatcattcaTTTGCTTTTTTAGACTAAAGTCCCTGTTGAAGTTGTCTCTAGGTGCTTTCGGTTGACCGTTAGTGCTGAATGACCCGATCAATTCCATCTCTGCTCCATCCACCGCCCTAAACCAAAACACTATGGTCCCCGTGTCTGGAAGCTTGCAGTTGATGTCAACCGGGTCTCCCTCATTCACATCTTTAACTCCAGCAGCAGAGGTTTCTGAATTTTGCAACAACACAAGAGCAGTAATCATTTCCTTTTGCgttaatttaatttacatgCACATCAATCGTAATTCTaagaagaaaaatcaaaataaattgaaCTTACCTggataaaacagtaaaatcatCAGAATCTGTATCACTTTATGGTCCATTTTTAGCCTCCCAGACAATAATAGCTGTTCAACCCGTCTCTTTGGTATTTACTAAAAGCTGACGGCAGATTGTTCAGGGAGATATCAAAACCCCGCCCCTGCTGTAACCTTCTTCTCTGCTGCGTCGAATGCGATCATTGCAGCAGAACGTTTGCAGAGCCCTCCTGCAGTACAATCGTGGTCTGCACGTTTTGAAGTGGAGCCCACCAAAGCTACGTGTCGCTCCTCTACCTCCTGGTTTAGAGCATCAAACGACACGTTTTGATCCAAAAACTATtggcacacaaacacagcagtgtGTGGGCTAGAAGTAGGGGGAAGTTGGTTGGGGGAACAGAAAGTGCAACTATTACTTTAAACTGTTCCTGCACAAATCAAACGCCTTGTTTTCATCGCTATGATGGGATCCTTGTCAAAGTTTCCAGAATTTCTGACAGCAGGTTATGATTGATTAGTTATCTTAGCTCTCTGTGGGACTGTTGATGTCTTCTGCTGGGTAAGGGAGCATACCTCTACCGTCCCATCCTGATATTGAGATGAAATATTAAGAAATCTTAAGTATGAGCGTGCTTTGGTGGCACAGTGGTTAGTGCGCacgacccatgtatggaggccttagccCTCGACGTGGCTGACGCAGGTTTGACTCCAACCTGtcgtcctttgccgcatgtctctctcCCTGTCTtgtaccccctttcctgtcagcctactgtacaAAAAACATTCCACTAGTGccgtaataaaaaaagaaatctttaagTATAAAACAATCAATGGCAAACATCTCTCTATATATTTGATCTTACGAGGTTTGACTTCTCCCTTCAATTagacaaaaataactaaaaagacAGTCCTAAATTCAGAACATCTCTCTGTGGGTCTCGATAAATTAAAATATCCCAAAACTGGGAACCTGTTGAATTCTCATTCatatatcaatcaatcaatcaaattttatttctaaagcgcTTTACAATCACAACAGAttgaacaaagtgctgtacagaattaaaaacaaataggaaaagtagtaaaaaaaataaatcagctgtaTATATTACTGTaattcagttaatttttttaaaggagtcATAACTCTCATGTATAGAAGGCCAAACTGAACAGATAGGTCTTTAAACCGGCTTTGAACAGGGCGGGTTATGATGGAGCGTCCCGCCAGAGGAAAAGGTGTTCCAGAGTTCGGGAACACTCCTGCTACTGCAAAGGTACGATCGCCCCACTCTTTACACCTCGACAGTGGGACCAACAGCAGATGTTGCTCAGAATGTCACTCAGGTAAGACGGTGCAAGGCGATGAATGGATTGAACTGAAGACAAACATGATTTTGAACCAAACCAGGAGCcaatagagagagagaacaggaaTGATGTGTTCCTACTTGTGTTTGGGAGAAGCAGAACAGCAGCATTCTGCACGAGTTGCAGAAATATATGGACACAAATATAGACCCCTGGTTAAGTCCAGTATGCAAGGCATTGCAATAGTCCAAACATGAGCTAATAAacgcattcattttttttcaagatcACAAGCGAGTGAGAAACGATTTGGCTTTAGCTAATAGGCAAAGCTAAATAAAGCTTGCCTTTACTACAGAATCAGTTTGATTATTGAATTTTAAGTTGATGGAATGGCTGTCGTGTGAGGTTCAAAGCTAAATTCGGTTGACTTGAGGGAGAAAATAGCATAAACTCTGTTTTGGACTCATTCAAACGGAGAAAGTTTAAAGATAACcatgttttgatgtcatcaagacaagCTTGAATGGactgtgtgtgtggagagtttgGAGACACAGTCGGTGAATGTTCTGTTAGTTAAATATGACCAGAACCACTGTAGGGCGGGTCCCTGCTGAGTCAGGCGAGTCAGTAGGACGGGATGGTCCATCAAACGCTGCAGCGAGGCCCAGCATAACCAGCAGCACAGGTTTTTTAGCGTCTAGGGACAGCAAGATGTCGTTCTGCACTTTAATCAAGGCTGACTCTGTGCTATGGAGCGCTCTAAAACCAGATTGAAACGTTTCAAATATTTGATTCTGATCCAGAAATAACCGCAGCTGTGCGAGAGCAACCTTTCCCACAACTTtaggaagaaaaaggaaatgagATACCAGTCTGCAATTTGACACAACTACTGGGTCGATATTAGGTTTTTTGATTAGCGGTCTCACTACAGCGTGCTTAGAAACTGTTGAAACAGACCCTAAACTCAAGCAAGTGTTgaagaacagaagaaaacatggcCCTACTGTGTGAGAAACCTATTTAGGTACCCTTGAAAGAATGAAATCGAAAGGACCGTTGGTACGTTTCTGCTTCTGGACTAGATCAGAGAGCTGTGAGAGTAACACTGGCTCAAACACACTGAAAGCAACAGGAGAAACAGAGGGTAAGTGCAGGTCTAACAAAGCAGACGTGTTGTGTATACTCTCACAGACGGCACTttgtaaacaaaagaaatgaagaaaCTCATCACAGGTCGATTTGGACACATTCTGCAACAAATTAGTGGATGGACCTATAGCAGACTGAACTGTGCCAAACAAAACCTGGGGGGAGATTGCAGCTAGAAGAGAGGACGTttgaaatacacacacacacatatacacacacacacacatatatatatacacatacactcacacacacacaaagggaTCAAGAACTTCGAATAGAATATCGTATGAATAATTCATACCACTAGATGGCAACAGCAACTGGCCTCTGCTGTTTGCTGAAAATTAAAAGCCTGACTGATTGACACACAACCGCTGAAGAATGGGCTGAAATGGAAGAAACCGGTGCTGTATGTGTGACCACAGACCCACCACCCCACCAAAGGTATTTGAAAGCTTGTCAAGTACAGAACGACCACagatttctgatgaaaatcaacttCAGAGACACTTGGTGAGAAAGTCACCAAATAATAGTGATAAAGATGCTGTTGATTTGGGGGTTAGAGTCTAGTAAGCTACAGAAATCAAGCAAAtactgaaagaagagcagctgCTGGCGGTTTAAGCAACGCTGGTGACAAGAAGTCAGGTTAACTCAGGCTCCTACGTTATAGCTGTGCCAGCTCTTCTACTAAAACTCAAGACAACTGAAGGATTCTTTCATGATTTCTAAGAGTTAATGTGAGTGTTTGATCCAACTTTAATTATGGGATTAGGTAAAACTAGTATAGAGAATCTCctcaaaaccagaaaacatgaaaatcaatCCTGCACATTTGTGTGACAAGTGTCCACAGTTTTAAGGCCACAAAACCACAACAATATGCAAAGGTACtcgtatactttttttttttttaattacaccaCCCAAATTCATAGTATTTTACTAAAATGATATGTACCAACAAAGATTAGTGCAGAATCATGTAATATAAAAAAGGCCGGCAGGCAGGAAGCTGCAACTAcacagaaaggagaaaaaaaaaaacatacaaggCAACTGGTCGTAACAAGGATGcatgttcttttaaaaagatttttacaaataaaagtctgaagtTTTGTGTGCATTCCTCCTTAGCCCCACTGAGTCAGTATGTAGTAGAACTGCCTTTTACGGCCACCACAGCTACGTGTCTTTTGTTTGCACACATAGAGACTCACGTTGTTGTCCTTTCCTAGCAGCACAGACTGGGTCAGACCGAATAGGGGAGCATCTGGGGACAGCGACTGTCACAATCTTGCTACAGTTTCTCACTCGGATATTGTTCTCGACTTGGACAGGACAATTAAATCTACTTCGATCAAATTAACTCCATTGTAACTGTATTTACCTTTGCCCATCTTCCCATTAGCTCTGAAAAGCAGCATTAAGCACGGTTTTCTTAACACCATTATATTGAAGGCCAAACAGTTATCCCACCTGAACCCgcaatctctgcagctcctccagaggtaccCGGCCAGTCAGTTCACATGGACAGCCGTAGCTTTGTAGTTTTACAGTTGTGTCATtccttttccattttcagatggtgAACTGAGCATTGCTCTGTGAGATTTCCAAAGCTTCTGGTGTTGCGTCATAATCAGACCCTGACTCGAACTTCTCCAAAACTTCACTTCTGACcagtctgctgtgctccttggtcttcatgatttGTTTGTTCACTAGAGGAACTTCTAAACATCATGCAGTTCTctctctgcattttttttctctccgttCTTCAGCGACCCCAACTTCACTGAGATCTTGGTTGGCGGTGCAGCAGCGCTCTACGGAAGATTCAGGCTAGGAAATGAGGCCGCTGTGCTTACGAAGCTTCGGCAACAGAGACTCACCTTTGCCTTCAATATACCTGCCTAATGTTTCTCTGGCTAATAAAGTGAACAAAGTGCTGCTTCTGTGTGTTTACCTGAAACCTGGCTCAGAGAGCACACTCTGGACTTTTCAGTACAGATGCCGGGCTTCCAGCGGTTTTGTGCGGACCCCAGCGTGGAGCTATCGGAGAAAATAAGGGGAGGAATCTGCTCTAAGATAAACAAAGGTTGGTGTGCTGATGTCAAAGTGTTGCAGAAAATGTAGTCCTTAccaggaatctttttttttctgcaatagACCAAAGAAATATTGCTTGTTTGTTCTGGCTGGTGTTTATATCCCACCACAAGCCTGAACATCAGggccccgttcttcgtacgtcgctaactcagttagctggatttgattgttggcGATtaggcatgatcttggatcgtttggttcttcgaaattcatcttggacttgctgtcatagcaacatgtgcgcaagcttgaacctgctcgcgagcaggcttatttcatgtaaacaggattagatcgtggctttataagcggaggagatggagaagtctgtccagccagtgcacttggaccacctagtggcagaggacgggacagaattgtggaacaccattttttgatgtttaaaaaaagacgaaacaaataatgcttagttcctgtcgttttatttaaaaaaaattataaagaaaagccagcaagtcatcttttgcctgcaataagagatagttatgtaaagtcagcaatactatgTGTCAAATGGTTTATTAGtacttactctgaaggtccttttgaatcAACTTgatctctagtgcaatttttctctttttcaagatgtggagttcaatttctcctcttaatttgtgttttttcatgtcaaaatattacattttttgttgaagaCGCCATTTATATAGGGAATGAATggcaccctgtgtcattttgtgaaagaaaaagaaagggtgaaacatgcctcatgcagcaaaagtaaaaataacctggtttttttccagcctttttcttggtggctgttataaacagacaaccACATCATTTAAcggtggcttttaaaaaagaggaagaagttgctttttaaaatacagtataataattaaaggctaccattttgtagaatattgttgtacttcacttttttccccatgttctagtggctcccgtgAAGGCTCTGACATGAATggacaaagtaaatatgaaattattaaaatgctgtAGAAAGTGgtagaaacatctaacatggacagtatttacagcTTATTTACAGCGGTCAGCGAGGACATTTGAGCATAAATTTACAAACAATTTAGGTTTAGGGTTGCATGTTTTCAAGTATGACATGGTTGGATTGGTGCCAataagcaccccccccccccccacctgtgaggccttcacagaaaagcTGTACAATCTGCACTGTGTTTACTAATGggggtgacttctgaaggcagtgaAGATAAACTGGATTTCTTTGAGGGGGAGTTATTAGATCAGAGGGGCGTGATTACAAATGCACAtcacacttttctgatttataTTTGTCAAGAATTGTGAGAACAACATATCCTTCTCCGTCTATTTCATGGTTGTGCTCTATGTATTGGTCTATCGCATGAAAACTCCCAATAAAACATCCTAAATTCTGAAACTGAATGGCGACAAATTGCGAGCAAGTTCACCAGTGATGAGGACTTTGGCGTGCTGCTGAACGTATTATCAGTTCAGGAGAAAGCCGGTCTAACAGTTGTGGGGAAGTGAAACTCGTCGGCGAGGGGAGATACGGTTGCTATGGCGCAACTCAAAGCCCGTCACATTTCCTGGTGCtgtgatggaaaataaaagcgCCGACTTGGTAATGGGCAACACGTTCTGACATTTTGCTCTCCAGTGGGTGATTTCTCTGTTCCACTGGTGGGAGGAGATAAAGGAAGTGAATGAAATAGCGACGCGGCCGATGCAATCGAGTCAAATATCTCCTTACCGCCTCTGCTGCTGAGCCTATTCTTACGTGCCTCATAGCCACTGTGGgtaaacattacaaaattaGATGCTTTTTTCATTTGTATCGAGTTACTTTAAAATCTATAACAAGTGAAAGCCAGATGAAAACATGTCTGGTTTCGGTCTTAGCACCGTTTTCAGTAAGCAGGGGATTCTGTTGATACTTCTCTTTGTCAGAGGGAAGACCCAGTCAGAACGCTCTCCATTAGCCCACCTCACCTTTCCATATCTCTGTTTCAGGTGTGACTCACTCACCGAGGCACACCTGCATGGGCTTCCCTGTCTTAGTCACACAGGGGGTCTCCAACCTGAAACTCTCATGTGTGAGCGTTTCATGTCGTGGGTGACCAGGGGAAGCCGGTGAGAAAGCAAAGGCAGCGCCCTGAACATACAGGCAGAGGAAGGGTTCGTGCAATGATGAAATGGCAGCAAAGATGATTTGTTTGCCGGTCGAGACCTTCTGCGACGGCTCTAATGATGATGAGAAGCCAGGATATGGAAACCCAGCGGATcaagaggaggaagaaagaaTAGGAAGATCTGAAGACATGCAGAAACTTGGGCAGACCAACATGTCTGCTCaccttcaggttttttttttcttaccgaGACTTCCTGTAAGTATTGTTCAACTTGGAGAAGGTTATGGAATAAAATCCGAGGTAAAACTCTCCTTTTAGACATTTAGAAGCCAAAGTTTGATATTTTGGGAAGTTGATTGTTAATACaaaacatgtgaaaatatatatttttttaaaacatgtcccAGTTGGCGCATGTGTGTTAGATTTATAGTGTCTTGAGGTCTACTCTCTCTGGTTTGATCGTGTTAAGATGTTAGAgaagatatacaaaaaaatgaagaaataaagcACTTTGACTCTCGAAGTTTTATAGGAATTGATGTGTTAGTGTATCTGTTAGTACAAAGAGAAAAAGCTAACATTTTCATTGACATCCTATTATATAACAAAATGAATATGAATTTAAATGGAGAACAAATTAAATGGGTCAAAAGAAATGtataaaagcataaaatttGAAAGGAGATAGTTTGCATTCAAGAaatatgtttatgtatttttcagAAGGTTGATTGAGACGtgtaagttattttttcttaaaaagcaGCAAATACAGATACGTACGGAGTCCAGCAAGTGTCAgcaggtattaaaaaaaaaaaaaaaaaacaggtagaaATCCGTTCTCACGCTTTACTAAACCGTGCACTCGGTTTAGCAATCTGGGCGCTCAGATTGCTAAACCGAGTGCACGGTTTACTaactttttacaaaactttGCTCTCAATTTCTGCAGTCCATTTTTGCCAATCCCTGCATGCAGATTACTCAGTGACATCCGTCAAGAGTTTGGACGCATGGCACACCTGCGAGGTCAATTCTGTGGAAATGTTGTCGTATATAAAGTTAAAACACTGTCCTTTTTTAATCAGTACACCTCACGGCTTTTAATGTGACTTTAATTATTTCACACTGAGATGAGACTTTTAAAATGACGCAGGCGTGGGCCATGCTTCTGAGCTCTGGACAGATGTCACTGAGTAACCTGAGTGAACGGATGGTAAAACGGAGCGAACGGTTTGGCAaaggttttatttgtcttaCCTGCTGATGCTTGACAGGCTCCGTAGATATTTAATAAAGTAGACAATATGTGACAAACTTTAAACCAAATTTGAAATGTCTACTGTTTTCTCTGACTGTGGGCTGGTTCAAGTGGTCTTACTTTAATACCAGAGGTTTTAAAGGTGCAGCTTCTGTGCTGAAATAATGATCGtatctgcagtttttttttgttttttgtttttagtgccATTAAGTGGTTCATTAAGTTATTACGttcaaaacagcaaataattcccaatgtatttagatttttgtatTGAGACATTGAAAGATGCTTCGGGTGATTCTTATTTGTGTTTAGACAATAAAACAGACATAGAGACACATCATAAAGCAATGTCATGGCATTAGTTTGAAGAAGCATTATTATGTTATCTTTACCTTTAACGTTAACTTTCCATTGAAATTCTTCCCaactaaaagtttaaaatgcagtttaacTTGAAAAATATTGCTAAACGCAGCACGTCATTGGTTTTGCACTATcagtaaagtctgctttc contains:
- the cd8a gene encoding T-cell surface glycoprotein CD8 alpha chain isoform X1, with amino-acid sequence MDHKVIQILMILLFYPETSAAGVKDVNEGDPVDINCKLPDTGTIVFWFRAVDGAEMELIGSFSTNGQPKAPRDNFNRDFSLKKQMNDFVLTVKSFKKRTDSGLYSCAALTGGNKLTFGPVTQLRGKPKPTTPPPPPPRDVTTRQMSTTPKNCLCNDKSTAVPFMFCSPIVLGSLAGGCGLLLLLLIITVLYCNNIRTRRCPHHYKRKPRTTALEKQMMTNRHI
- the cd8a gene encoding T-cell surface glycoprotein CD8 alpha chain isoform X2, which encodes MDHKVIQILMILLFYPETSAAGVKDVNEGDPVDINCKLPDTGTIVFWFRAVDGAEMELIGSFSTNGQPKAPRDNFNRDFSLKKQMNDFVLTVKSFKKRTDSGLYSCAALTGGNKLTFGPVTQLRGKPKPTTPPPPPPRDVTTRQMSTTPKNCLCNDKSTVPFMFCSPIVLGSLAGGCGLLLLLLIITVLYCNNIRTRRCPHHYKRKPRTTALEKQMMTNRHI